The stretch of DNA ttcatcatctgaatctgattcagCTTCTGCTGCAGTAGCATCTGATGTTGgcaaagatgttgcaacatcttcttcatcatctgaagTCTTGGCAGATGTtgaatcatctatcacaacattgatagattcaaCAATGACCTTGGTTCTTATGTTATAAACTCTATACGCTCTGCTATTTGTTGAATACTCGAGAAATAtcccttcttcacttttaggatccatctTCCTTCTGTGTTCTCTGTCAGTTGAGATGtaacacttacttccaaacacatgaaaatgTTTGACAGTAGATTTTCttcctttccacagttcatataatGTAGTGGAGGTTCTAGTTCTGAGAGTAACACGGTTGTGAATGTAACAAGCTGTGTGCATAGCTTTAGCCCAAAAATGGTATGGAAGATGTTTagcatgtaacattactctgGATGATTCTTGAatagttctattcttcctttctaccacaccattttgttgaggtgtgattagAGATGATAATCCATGTTTGATCCCTTCAGAGACACaaaattcaagaaagcttgcattttcaaactcctttcctgatcacttcttattcttacaatgacagtgtttttctctctttgaagtTGTAGACATAGTTCTTTGAATGCCTGAAAACTGTCTGAATTTTCTTTCAGAAactcaatccatgtgaaccttgagaagtcatctaccatgacaaaagCATAtctttttcctccaagactttCCACTTGTGTTGGACCCATTAGAGTCATGTGTAACAATTCTAAAACTCTTGTGGTGGTAAGATGTTgtaactttggatgcgacatctttgtttGCTTACCaatttgacattcaccacaaatacttccttcctcaattttgagtttgggaagacctctgattgctTCCTCAGCTATAGCTTTCTTCATGCCTTTCAGATGTAAATGGCCAAGTTTTTGATGCCATaattttacctcatcttctttgccgATCAAACAAGTGGACAAGTTGTTTTCTTCTTGTGGAACCCAGAGATATCAATTATCCTTAGATCTTACACCCTTCATCAAAAGATCACCTTCAtcatttgtaactaggcattcagattttgtgaagtttaccttcatgccttgatcacaaagttgactgatactgattagatttgctttgAGTCCTTTTACTAGAAAAAATTGTCTAGGTTTGGTAAACCATTGTTTGACAGCTTACCAATTCCTTTAATTTCTcatttggctccatctccaaatatTACAAAACTTGTAGCATATGACTTTAAGTTTTCAAGATATTTTTCAACTCCTGTCATATGTTTAGAACAACCACTATAAAAGTACCAAACCTCCCTTGAAGAAGCTCttaaggatgtatgagctatcaaGCTTgtaatcttcttcttttctctccactCTGCTTTTGTTTCAACATCAAAGGGAGCAGGAGTGTAGATTGCTTGATGAAATCTTCTAGGATATCCGTATCTATCTATAATTgtaaagcaaattttttttgctgatgtggcagcCTAACAAAgcttctcttttttctttttttctaagCTTAAGTTGATGCTTATATGTCATCTCTCATactattatgatgatgatgtgtcatctttaaaataaataaaaaagaataaatatggCTAATGATATCAACTTAATGGAAAGAATACATAAGGTCAAGAGTTATCTTGCATCGAATCTTCTTTATTTACGAAAATAATTACTACCTATTTGTTTTCTTACTTTCTAAACTCTctcatataataatacataCATATAATACATCAACCTTTCAATTATATTAATCAGTAACCGCCACTAACTCTTCCTTTTCCATCAATTAATTGGTAACAACAATTTGTTATTACAATTGCATTTGCATTTCTACTTAAATGGACATCCTCTTTATACAATTGCATTTGCATGATGCCGAAATAGGAGGGTTTTGTTTAAAGGTAATTAGCTCTTacataaaaatgtatttttatttcattatttattatttattttactttaacatTGTACCATAGATCTTTGGATTTAATTGTCAATCATTTGTTTTACTTCTTATTTTGTGATCCGGTGCATTCTGATATTTAACACCTTGATGTTTTTGTTATCTTAGGAAGGAGTACTCCGTTGAAATTTTATCTACCTTTGTCAATCGCATTACTTTTACTCTTTGGCAAGGtgaaaaaatgtttgtttatttattataatatttatatgaatattctctaagtatttgcttcttcttttgcTACCATGGTACTTATAAGATATTCTctatttgcttcttcttttgcTACCATGGTACTTATATTGATCTTtcatgtttttaaaaaatgccAAGAttttacatttgtttcatgaatTGTAAACTTGAGTatgcatatataaaaattgtgCTTAGTTAAAAAATTTGTTCTATTTTAGGTTGAGTTGCTACCAGTCTCATGAATTGTACATTTTTAGTCTTTATTTGTTGAGATGTCTGTACCAACTGacagatcaatttttttttacaaaaattgccTTCTTTTACAGATTATCTATTTCATCAAGTTTTAATAATgggaattttaattttaatttctattgATCATATGAGTTCACGCATgcttgaatttttatttgggtGAGAAGGTTACGAGATTCACACTTTAATCATTAACGCAACATTGTTGTTGCTGAACGTGTAGCAGTTACGCTATCTGATACATAATTTAAGACGAACTGAACCAAAtgatgaaaaagataaaaaatcacCAAAGATAAAATACATTTCAACAAGATTTTTATTCAAACCTTTCTGATGGACAAGACAGACATATCAAGCATATTTATCTCTATAAGAGATCCTAAGATATAAAAATCATATGAATTTACCAATTCGatcaacaaaaaatgaaaaattcttGCATATAATTGCAACATTaagataaaatatgatatatctctCAAAACTTATGCaattgttttcattattttgatgatCACCAATTACAGCCATTGCCAATGAAAAGTCAAGTATAATTGTAGAATGATATATTGCTTAGTTTTATATACATTAGACCCCTTTtgtagttattattatttttcttatctgcaaaatatatttttttacaaaaaatttgtTATCTCATTATGTGTCTTGATCTTTTATAGATTTAACATGTGAGACTATTACGGTGCACATTATGTGTGCTAATGTATATATGATTTGTACCTTTGACTTCATATAAGAGAATGATCATGAGGTATATCTCAATTTATATGTAAAGGAagtgcttcaaaaaaaaatgtaaaggaaGGTTTTCCCTTCAAAATCATGAGGTATATGTCTATTTATaacttaattatttataaaaactcaaatttgaGTGGTCGATTGATTATGAGAGTTTGGTTGTTGAATAGGTCTCGAGGTATGGTCTGGCTTGAATGACCATTGTATTTATTATAGTAGCATTTTATTATTGATGGTACAACTTAacctataaatatattattttatttgagcTTGATTTCATCCCtacaatacaaaaatacacCATTGTATGGATTGTCGTAACATTCTATCGCTTGGAACAGTAAACAAGGCCGGTCTACGGTGTTGCAAGTGAGGTAGTAGCATTGAGCTTGgtatttttgtgttgtttaaCATTATAATAGACAAATTAGGGTATAAAAAGCCTCTAATTCTTTTGTTAGTTTTTAAAGGATCTCTTTCAAATTTCACTAACCTGCATAAAAAGCTTCAAATTtttacagattttttttttcggtgagGGATTTTTACAGTTTTTTACTAATGAGTTTTAATCTATCTCGAAAGTTTATAAACGAACTATTTATTCTTTTGAAGTACATATCTAATATAAAATaggaataaatatatttttagtctttcTAAATACACCAACTTtcatttttagatttaataGAAAATACCGATCAAGTTTATGTCTTGATTAAACACcacaaaaaaatttcatcataattttttttttcctttttgacttgatcataaaaaagtatttttaataTACATACCTATCtttgataattttgtttgaAGTTGAACTTAGGAGAAACTTATTAACCGCTTAGCAAACTCATTAGTTAGCAGATTAATTGGGTCCATTAAATACAATGGACATTATGAATTTTATAAGTCTATTATTTATCAATattataaatctattattaatttttaaaaaatttaatatcatattattttattcaataaccaaattataaaataaaaaatttaatcaaacccgtgcatcgcatCCAAACTTTTATATGGTTGGCAGCTTATGAGCACATCCTTACCAATTTTTGTAGAAGCAAATGTTGGAGAGATGATGAGACTACAAATCATGTGCTTCGTGTCATCTTTGCTACTCAGGTATGACTTCATCCAATTTTATCGTTTATTTTTTACCTTTTATTCCAGGAACTGGATATTTAATAACATCAATAAGCACATTATTGAAGCTAATATTGTGAGGTGGAAGACAACTTTCATGACCACTTGCTAGTTTTTATGGAAGTGGAAAAACAAATCTATCTTTGAAGATGGATGAAAGACTATTTTAAGAAGATTGGTGTGTGTGTTGTTTTTCACGCTGAACTATGGAGAATGTCTTTAGGCTTGGATATAACTTGAAGGAGTGCATTCCACAACTCATTGTGCAAAGTGATTCTAAAATTCTGATTAATATCATTATCGATAACTACAAGTTCAGTGGAGTGGTTCCCACTTTGGTGCAGCGTATTCGAAACCTTTTGAATTTAGATTGGCGTGTTCAATTTTGTCATACTTGGAGGAAGGACAATCGTTGTGTTGATTGACTTGCTCACTTTAGCCTCTTTGTAGATTCGCTAGTTTGTGCTAGAATGAAAACTCCTCCTAGTGAGCtccataaaattgatttttgacgATATTTCTGGGGTTTGTATGCTTAGAAATGTAACAAGTGTTTAATAAGAGAATTTGCGAAGTTGAAgtccattaatttttttttcctgtgtTAACTCTCCGAGGCCCCAGTAATCTGAAGTTCGACCGCGAGATAAATAAAATCCGACAAAAAATTGTTCTACCTAACAATCGAACTCGAGTTCTCCCAAACGATttgtattttagttttttttttttttttttttttgtattttagttGTGGTCCATTAATTTGTTGTAAGAATATTACAATGTTTTATCAATTATTAATGttttcatcatcataaatataaaaaacatttatttttggtagaaaataaaaaaatatttaatgacttggaataatataaatttgaaCGTAAAATTGgtaaaaactaattaatattaagttGGAAAATCAAAAGTGAGATCTtgggacattttttttttctttcatacgAACTAATGGAAAATTTAccgtcaaaaaagaaaaaaaaaactaatggaaAATTAAACAAGTACGTAGTATTCCGTCGgtctttttttataagaaacacttatGGCAAAaaatttgatcatttttataagaaattttgaccatttttataagaaactttgaccaattttcaaatgtttaatttcacttatgcccttatttattatgagagagaatttaaaaataagtaagttagttaaataaagagtaattaaataagggtatatatggaataaatttaaatttataagagtattaaatgaaaataactatgttaaatgtccttcattggtctgtgtgattttttcaaagtgttcattgtaaaaaggatcggagggagtaatatttaaCATTTACAAAGGCGCGAaggtttagggttttagagacGCATCGTTTTGCAGAGAGAGTAACTCTCTTCATCCAAAAAACCATGGCTTTTTGGGGTAATCACTTTTTTCTTCATTCTATTCCGATCAAAACCCTAAATTCTAACAAACATTCATTCTCTGATTCTGATTGCAGCTGTTGAAATCAAACCTGGAAAGCCTTTTACTCACACTTACGATGGTTCCAAAGGACGCCTTCACATTTCAATGGTAATCACTTTCTTAATCTCTCATTGCATGTTTGAATTTACCATCGATCATCCATTTTCATGTTCCAATGCATCACGTGCACAGTGATTTTGTGCCcgtttggatttggcttattttcgagcttatgaaaatatcttatgcaaataaataaacttttatgttaattcataagttctcactAACAAAAATCGTATCTTTATAAGcttttttctcataaactatcttgaaaagcttatgataatatataaaagagtatttatttgcataagttgtttcacATAAGCTCAAAATAAGCCAATCTAAACAGGCCCTTTATTGAGTTGAAGCTCTAAAGTACAACTTTTGTCATATTGAGACTGTATTGTGATTCTGTCAAACTCGCCGTGGATCCAAATATGCACTAAgaccctgtttggataaacagcttatttgCAACTTACAGCACAAGCGcccttatcatgataagagcttatgaataagcttacataagctatttttatagcattagataaaatttaatttaattgtttttgtatatgctataagctgatttcataagctatcttggagaacttaaaaaaattaagctgTAAAAAACTCATGAAAAATGTGATAAGTTGTTTTTGTAAGTTCTGCCTAACAGTCTCACAAAATTTAtgccagtagataagctcatccaaacaggccctaagtACATGTTTGGAATATGGTAAGTTTGACGAAATCACTGTGGCACCGTGATTTTGATGAAGCTCGTAAGTATAGTTTTTGCTAAAATTGCAATGAcactgattttgtcaaacttaccATCAATCTAAACACGCACTTAATCTGTTATTAGTTGCAAAATTAGATTGTAAATGGTTGTTATGAACTCTCAATTTTAGGCCACTTTGGGACATGGCACTGCAATTACGAAAAGCACACTGCAATGTAATGTGGGAAACAAAAGCCCTGTTTATCTTTGCTCTCTTTATCCTGGTGCTGGAAACACTGAGTCGTTGCAATTGAATTTGGAGCTTGAGGAAGATTGTAATGTTATTTTCTCTGTCATTGGCCCTCGGAGTATTCATCTCTGTGGTTATTATCTTGCTCGTGGCCGCTATACCAATACCCTTGATGAATCGTATCCTTATCTTTTTGTCTTATTTCCTGTTTTTATTACACCTTATTTTTGCTTCATTAACTCGTTGAAATTATTTGAGTGAATGGAAACTCAATGCATTTGTTTAAATTGTATTGGTTTATCTTgtattttatgagtttttaaaTTGTTTACACTTGTATAAGTATTTGGTTATGAACTTGGGAAATGCAAGCATATATGTGTTTATTAAGAAGTTAATTGAAGGAGCTCATGAGAATATAGAGTTGTGGGAATTTGATTAAATTCGAGTTTGGGTTATCATGTAATTTACAAGAGTTTTTCAAATGTTTTCACTTAGATAAGTATTTGGTTACGAGCTCAGGAAAATGTTAGTTTATACATACTTATAAAGAAGTTAATTGAAGGAGCTTCTGAAAATATAGAGGTAGGtgcattattttatttgattttaatggATGTGTGAAAGTCTCatagtcattgaaaaattattttcatttttctattaCTGCAAGtgtttattgaaaattttaccCAAACTAGTTTTAAGAAGTTCACATTTAAGTTGTTTGATGGTGGAGCCTGAATCATTACTCGGATTATATGTCTGGCAAAAGATGAAGTACAACTATACTCCAAATCCAATTGTCCTTTTGTgggtttatttttcttgtttccTTCACTACAATGGAAAGGGAATCATATGGAGAAGATATAGCTGATACAGAAAATGAGAAATCCGTTCATAGTGACGAAGATGACTACGATGATAGTTTTATTGATGATGACGGTGATCTAGAAGTTTTCCCACCATCTCCTATTTCCAATGAAGGTAAGTTCAAATATTTATGTTAATCCCTTAACATGTAGATCTTGAGATTGTCCTCATTTCAATCCGTTGATGATGATTGTAtaatttctttgttttgatTGTGATTACTGCAGAGGATGCATCTTATGATAGCGGACGGAAAAGTGCGAAAGGCAGCCGAAGAAGGCTGAGGAAGAAGTACCAGTTGATAGAGTCGGATGATGATATCGGtcttgaagaaaagaaaattgttaaTGACAGTGTGCATGTACAATCTCAGGAAATTGATAATGAAGATTGTCTACCAATTTCATCTATTTGCAAGAGTAAAGCCTCTGGAAGGATCTTGGATCAGGAAATGGATGATAATGTTGACAAAGAAGCAGTCGATACTGGTAAAAAAGACAGTGAAGAACCTGAGAATAGTACTattgaaacaaaattgaaaactgACAATGTTATTGCAGATAATCAGACTCATAGGTGACTTATCTCAATTCGATATCATTATTCAAATACACACTTTCTTTTCTCAGCTTTAAGTCTTCCCTTTTAGAGATATTAAATGTTCTTACCTTTGTATTTAAATTGTGTTTGTACTGAAGCAGGGAAGCTGAACCTTCAGATCACTTGGCAGTTCCTTGCACTGTTCCGGATGTTGGGGATATTAAaaagtcaaaaaagaaaaagaagggaaaggaaaaaGAAACCAAGAGTTCTTGTAATGACCATTCCACCAAACTAGATAATGCTGCGCAAGATGAGGAAAAAAGGAACACGGCCCAGGATCTCTTGGATCAGGAAATGACTGATAATGTTGACAGTGAAGCAGTTGATGCTGGAAAAAAAGACAGCGAAGACCCTGAAAATAGTACTattgaaacaaaattgaaaactgGCGATGTTGTCGCAGATATTCCGACTCACAGGTGACTAGtctcaattcaatttcattgtTCAAACACACCCTTGCTTTTCTCAGCTTGAAGTCTTCCTGTTTAGAGAGAGTAAATTTTTAATTGTTCTTGCctttgtttataaattatgtttGTACTGAATCAGGGAAGCTGAACCTTCAGATCCCTTGGCAGTTCCTTGCACTGTTCCGGATGTTGGGGATATTAAaaagtcaaaaaagaaaaagaagggaaaggaaaaaGAAACCAAGAGTTCTTGTAATGACCATTCCACCGAACTAGataatgctgcacaagatgagGAAAAAATGAACACTGCCCAGGATCTCTTGGATCAGGAAATGGTTGATAATGTTGACAAAGAAACAGTTGATGCGGGGAAAAAAGACGGCGAAGACCCTGAGAATAGTACTattgaaacaaaattgaaaactgACGATGTTGTCGCAGATATTCAGACTCACAGGTGACTATtctcaattcaatttcattgtTCAAATATACTCT from Trifolium pratense cultivar HEN17-A07 linkage group LG5, ARS_RC_1.1, whole genome shotgun sequence encodes:
- the LOC123882837 gene encoding peptidyl-prolyl cis-trans isomerase FKBP43-like isoform X5, encoding MAFWAVEIKPGKPFTHTYDGSKGRLHISMATLGHGTAITKSTLQCNVGNKSPVYLCSLYPGAGNTESLQLNLELEEDCNVIFSVIGPRSIHLCGYYLARGRYTNTLDESESYGEDIADTENEKSVHSDEDDYDDSFIDDDGDLEVFPPSPISNEEDASYDSGRKSAKGSRRRLRKKYQLIESDDDIGLEEKKIVNDSVHVQSQEIDNEDCLPISSICKSKASGRILDQEMDDNVDKEAVDTGKKDSEEPENSTIETKLKTDNVIADNQTHREAEPSDHLAVPCTVPDVGDIKKSKKKKKGKEKETKSSCNDHSTKLDNAAQDEEKRNTAQDLLDQEMTDNVDSEAVDAGKKDSEDPENSTIETKLKTGDVVADIPTHREAEPSDPLAVPCTVPDVGDIKKSKKKKKGKEKETKSSCNDHSTELDNAAQDEEKMNTAQDLLDQEMVDNVDKETVDAGKKDGEDPENSTIETKLKTDDVVADIQTHRKAETADKILPSSQVGQGQDDKPKRKRKERSKEETIFTVDDACISNVVNLPQENEGSNQDIVNRDVKMSDSVALPSTETDSPKKTKRRKKEQKNKASLPEGDNGNGEGIIQDEKANKETAESGSLIHELSETKEQHQKLTIENSGDNGAQDNPDGNQSEDKRVKKKKKKSKSQGSEAGNSNLPVSIEPSTEMMKEDGNNMEDTKSSQVRTLSNGLVIQELETGKENGKIAALGKKISINYTGKLKENGAEVESNAGQAPFKFRLGKGEVIEGLDIGLEGMRVGEKRRLVIPPSMTSKKNGDSENIPPNSWLIYELELVKVH
- the LOC123882837 gene encoding peptidyl-prolyl cis-trans isomerase FKBP43-like isoform X7, which translates into the protein MAFWAVEIKPGKPFTHTYDGSKGRLHISMATLGHGTAITKSTLQCNVGNKSPVYLCSLYPGAGNTESLQLNLELEEDCNVIFSVIGPRSIHLCGYYLARGRYTNTLDESESYGEDIADTENEKSVHSDEDDYDDSFIDDDGDLEVFPPSPISNEEDASYDSGRKSAKGSRRRLRKKYQLIESDDDIGLEEKKIVNDSVHVQSQEIDNEDCLPISSICKSKASGRILDQEMDDNVDKEAVDTGKKDSEEPENSTIETKLKTDNVIADNQTHREAEPSDHLAVPCTVPDVGDIKKSKKKKKGKEKETKSSCNDHSTKLDNAAQDEEKRNTAQDLLDQEMTDNVDSEAVDAGKKDSEDPENSTIETKLKTGDVVADIPTHREAEPSDPLAVPCTVPDVGDIKKSKKKKKGKEKETKSSCNDHSTELDNAAQDEEKMNTAQDLLDQEMVDNVDKETVDAGKKDGEDPENSTIETKLKTDDVVADIQTHSRKAETADKILPSSQVGQGQDDKPKRKRKERSKEETIFTVDDACISNVVNLPQENEGSNQDIVNRDVKMSDSVALPSTETDSPKKTKRRKKEQKNKASLPEGDNGNGEGIIQDEKANKETAESGSLIHELSETKEQHQKLTIENGDNGAQDNPDGNQSEDKRVKKKKKKSKSQGSEAGNSNLPVSIEPSTEMMKEDGNNMEDTKSSQVRTLSNGLVIQELETGKENGKIAALGKKISINYTGKLKENGAEVESNAGQAPFKFRLGKGEVIEGLDIGLEGMRVGEKRRLVIPPSMTSKKNGDSENIPPNSWLIYELELVKVH
- the LOC123882837 gene encoding peptidyl-prolyl cis-trans isomerase FKBP43-like isoform X6; the protein is MAFWAVEIKPGKPFTHTYDGSKGRLHISMATLGHGTAITKSTLQCNVGNKSPVYLCSLYPGAGNTESLQLNLELEEDCNVIFSVIGPRSIHLCGYYLARGRYTNTLDESESYGEDIADTENEKSVHSDEDDYDDSFIDDDGDLEVFPPSPISNEEDASYDSGRKSAKGSRRRLRKKYQLIESDDDIGLEEKKIVNDSVHVQSQEIDNEDCLPISSICKSKASGRILDQEMDDNVDKEAVDTGKKDSEEPENSTIETKLKTDNVIADNQTHSREAEPSDHLAVPCTVPDVGDIKKSKKKKKGKEKETKSSCNDHSTKLDNAAQDEEKRNTAQDLLDQEMTDNVDSEAVDAGKKDSEDPENSTIETKLKTGDVVADIPTHREAEPSDPLAVPCTVPDVGDIKKSKKKKKGKEKETKSSCNDHSTELDNAAQDEEKMNTAQDLLDQEMVDNVDKETVDAGKKDGEDPENSTIETKLKTDDVVADIQTHRKAETADKILPSSQVGQGQDDKPKRKRKERSKEETIFTVDDACISNVVNLPQENEGSNQDIVNRDVKMSDSVALPSTETDSPKKTKRRKKEQKNKASLPEGDNGNGEGIIQDEKANKETAESGSLIHELSETKEQHQKLTIENGDNGAQDNPDGNQSEDKRVKKKKKKSKSQGSEAGNSNLPVSIEPSTEMMKEDGNNMEDTKSSQVRTLSNGLVIQELETGKENGKIAALGKKISINYTGKLKENGAEVESNAGQAPFKFRLGKGEVIEGLDIGLEGMRVGEKRRLVIPPSMTSKKNGDSENIPPNSWLIYELELVKVH
- the LOC123882837 gene encoding peptidyl-prolyl cis-trans isomerase FKBP43-like isoform X4; amino-acid sequence: MAFWAVEIKPGKPFTHTYDGSKGRLHISMATLGHGTAITKSTLQCNVGNKSPVYLCSLYPGAGNTESLQLNLELEEDCNVIFSVIGPRSIHLCGYYLARGRYTNTLDESESYGEDIADTENEKSVHSDEDDYDDSFIDDDGDLEVFPPSPISNEEDASYDSGRKSAKGSRRRLRKKYQLIESDDDIGLEEKKIVNDSVHVQSQEIDNEDCLPISSICKSKASGRILDQEMDDNVDKEAVDTGKKDSEEPENSTIETKLKTDNVIADNQTHSREAEPSDHLAVPCTVPDVGDIKKSKKKKKGKEKETKSSCNDHSTKLDNAAQDEEKRNTAQDLLDQEMTDNVDSEAVDAGKKDSEDPENSTIETKLKTGDVVADIPTHREAEPSDPLAVPCTVPDVGDIKKSKKKKKGKEKETKSSCNDHSTELDNAAQDEEKMNTAQDLLDQEMVDNVDKETVDAGKKDGEDPENSTIETKLKTDDVVADIQTHSRKAETADKILPSSQVGQGQDDKPKRKRKERSKEETIFTVDDACISNVVNLPQENEGSNQDIVNRDVKMSDSVALPSTETDSPKKTKRRKKEQKNKASLPEGDNGNGEGIIQDEKANKETAESGSLIHELSETKEQHQKLTIENGDNGAQDNPDGNQSEDKRVKKKKKKSKSQGSEAGNSNLPVSIEPSTEMMKEDGNNMEDTKSSQVRTLSNGLVIQELETGKENGKIAALGKKISINYTGKLKENGAEVESNAGQAPFKFRLGKGEVIEGLDIGLEGMRVGEKRRLVIPPSMTSKKNGDSENIPPNSWLIYELELVKVH
- the LOC123882837 gene encoding peptidyl-prolyl cis-trans isomerase FKBP43-like isoform X3, which encodes MAFWAVEIKPGKPFTHTYDGSKGRLHISMATLGHGTAITKSTLQCNVGNKSPVYLCSLYPGAGNTESLQLNLELEEDCNVIFSVIGPRSIHLCGYYLARGRYTNTLDESESYGEDIADTENEKSVHSDEDDYDDSFIDDDGDLEVFPPSPISNEEDASYDSGRKSAKGSRRRLRKKYQLIESDDDIGLEEKKIVNDSVHVQSQEIDNEDCLPISSICKSKASGRILDQEMDDNVDKEAVDTGKKDSEEPENSTIETKLKTDNVIADNQTHREAEPSDHLAVPCTVPDVGDIKKSKKKKKGKEKETKSSCNDHSTKLDNAAQDEEKRNTAQDLLDQEMTDNVDSEAVDAGKKDSEDPENSTIETKLKTGDVVADIPTHREAEPSDPLAVPCTVPDVGDIKKSKKKKKGKEKETKSSCNDHSTELDNAAQDEEKMNTAQDLLDQEMVDNVDKETVDAGKKDGEDPENSTIETKLKTDDVVADIQTHSRKAETADKILPSSQVGQGQDDKPKRKRKERSKEETIFTVDDACISNVVNLPQENEGSNQDIVNRDVKMSDSVALPSTETDSPKKTKRRKKEQKNKASLPEGDNGNGEGIIQDEKANKETAESGSLIHELSETKEQHQKLTIENSGDNGAQDNPDGNQSEDKRVKKKKKKSKSQGSEAGNSNLPVSIEPSTEMMKEDGNNMEDTKSSQVRTLSNGLVIQELETGKENGKIAALGKKISINYTGKLKENGAEVESNAGQAPFKFRLGKGEVIEGLDIGLEGMRVGEKRRLVIPPSMTSKKNGDSENIPPNSWLIYELELVKVH
- the LOC123882837 gene encoding peptidyl-prolyl cis-trans isomerase FKBP43-like isoform X1: MAFWAVEIKPGKPFTHTYDGSKGRLHISMATLGHGTAITKSTLQCNVGNKSPVYLCSLYPGAGNTESLQLNLELEEDCNVIFSVIGPRSIHLCGYYLARGRYTNTLDESESYGEDIADTENEKSVHSDEDDYDDSFIDDDGDLEVFPPSPISNEEDASYDSGRKSAKGSRRRLRKKYQLIESDDDIGLEEKKIVNDSVHVQSQEIDNEDCLPISSICKSKASGRILDQEMDDNVDKEAVDTGKKDSEEPENSTIETKLKTDNVIADNQTHSREAEPSDHLAVPCTVPDVGDIKKSKKKKKGKEKETKSSCNDHSTKLDNAAQDEEKRNTAQDLLDQEMTDNVDSEAVDAGKKDSEDPENSTIETKLKTGDVVADIPTHREAEPSDPLAVPCTVPDVGDIKKSKKKKKGKEKETKSSCNDHSTELDNAAQDEEKMNTAQDLLDQEMVDNVDKETVDAGKKDGEDPENSTIETKLKTDDVVADIQTHSRKAETADKILPSSQVGQGQDDKPKRKRKERSKEETIFTVDDACISNVVNLPQENEGSNQDIVNRDVKMSDSVALPSTETDSPKKTKRRKKEQKNKASLPEGDNGNGEGIIQDEKANKETAESGSLIHELSETKEQHQKLTIENSGDNGAQDNPDGNQSEDKRVKKKKKKSKSQGSEAGNSNLPVSIEPSTEMMKEDGNNMEDTKSSQVRTLSNGLVIQELETGKENGKIAALGKKISINYTGKLKENGAEVESNAGQAPFKFRLGKGEVIEGLDIGLEGMRVGEKRRLVIPPSMTSKKNGDSENIPPNSWLIYELELVKVH
- the LOC123882837 gene encoding peptidyl-prolyl cis-trans isomerase FKBP43-like isoform X8; its protein translation is MAFWAVEIKPGKPFTHTYDGSKGRLHISMATLGHGTAITKSTLQCNVGNKSPVYLCSLYPGAGNTESLQLNLELEEDCNVIFSVIGPRSIHLCGYYLARGRYTNTLDESESYGEDIADTENEKSVHSDEDDYDDSFIDDDGDLEVFPPSPISNEEDASYDSGRKSAKGSRRRLRKKYQLIESDDDIGLEEKKIVNDSVHVQSQEIDNEDCLPISSICKSKASGRILDQEMDDNVDKEAVDTGKKDSEEPENSTIETKLKTDNVIADNQTHREAEPSDHLAVPCTVPDVGDIKKSKKKKKGKEKETKSSCNDHSTKLDNAAQDEEKRNTAQDLLDQEMTDNVDSEAVDAGKKDSEDPENSTIETKLKTGDVVADIPTHREAEPSDPLAVPCTVPDVGDIKKSKKKKKGKEKETKSSCNDHSTELDNAAQDEEKMNTAQDLLDQEMVDNVDKETVDAGKKDGEDPENSTIETKLKTDDVVADIQTHRKAETADKILPSSQVGQGQDDKPKRKRKERSKEETIFTVDDACISNVVNLPQENEGSNQDIVNRDVKMSDSVALPSTETDSPKKTKRRKKEQKNKASLPEGDNGNGEGIIQDEKANKETAESGSLIHELSETKEQHQKLTIENGDNGAQDNPDGNQSEDKRVKKKKKKSKSQGSEAGNSNLPVSIEPSTEMMKEDGNNMEDTKSSQVRTLSNGLVIQELETGKENGKIAALGKKISINYTGKLKENGAEVESNAGQAPFKFRLGKGEVIEGLDIGLEGMRVGEKRRLVIPPSMTSKKNGDSENIPPNSWLIYELELVKVH